Proteins found in one Triticum urartu cultivar G1812 chromosome 4, Tu2.1, whole genome shotgun sequence genomic segment:
- the LOC125551697 gene encoding eukaryotic translation initiation factor 3 subunit I-like, with the protein MRPILMKGHERPLTFLKYNRDGDLLFSCAKDHTPTVWYADNGDRLGTYRGHNGAVWSCDVSRHSARLITGSADQTAKLWDVKTGKELFTFRFDAPARSVDLAIGDHLAVITTDSFMGNMPTAQVKRIADDLQDQTEESALVISGITGRINRAVWGPGNRTIITAGEDATIRIWDSETGKLLKESDKEVGHQKAISSLSKSLDWSHFLTGSLDKSAKLWDARTLTLIKTYVTERPVNAVDISPTLDHVVIGGGQDAMNVTMTDRRAGKFEAKFFHKILEEEIGGVKGHFGPINALAFNPDGRSFSSGGEDGYVRLHHFDPEYFNIKM; encoded by the exons ATGAGGCCTATTCTCATGAAGGGGCACGAGCGCCCGCTCACGTTCCTGAAGTACAACCGGGACGGCGACCTGCTGTTCTCATGCGCCAAGGACCACACCCCCACCGTCTGGTACGCCGACAACGGCGACCGCCTCGGCACCTACCGCGGCCACAACGGCGCGGTATGGTCCTGCGATGTCTCCCGCCACTCCGCGCGTCTCATCACGGGGAGCGCCGACCAGACTGCCAAGCTCTGGGACGTCAAGACGGGGAAGGAGCTCTTCACCTTCAGGTTCGACGCCCCCGCGCGCTCCGTCGACTTAGCCATCGGCGACCACCTGGCGGTCATCACCACCGACAGTTTCATGGGGAATATGCCCACCGCGCAGGTCAAGCGCATCGCCGACGACCTGCAAGACC AAACGGAGGAGTCAGCTCTTGTGATCTCCGGCATCACGGGGAGGATTAACAGGGCCGTGTGGGGGCCCGGCAACCGGACCATCATCACCGCCGGTGAGGATGCCACCATCCGCATCTGGGACTCTGAG ACCGGAAAGCTGCTGAAGGAGTCAGACAAGGAGGTTGGACATCAGAAGGCAATTAGCTCACTGTCAAAATCCTTAGATTGGTCTCATTTCCTCACAGGTTCCTTGGATAAATCTGCTAAG CTATGGGATGCAAGAACACTGACCCTGATAAAGACATATGTCACAGAGCGACCGGTTAATGCTGTTGACATATCTCCTACTCTTGATCAT GTGGTTATTGGAGGTGGCCAAGATGCTATGAATGTTACTATGACAGATCGTCGTGCTGGTAAATTTGAGGCCAAATTTTTCCACAAG ATTTTAGAAGAAGAGATTGGTGGTGTTAAAGGACATTTTGGACCTATCAATGCATTAGCATTTAATCCTGATGGGAGGAG CTTTTCGAGTGGTGGTGAGGATGGATATGTGAGGCTACACCATTTTGATCCTGAGTATTTCAACATCAAGATGTAA